The following are encoded together in the Bacillus cereus group sp. RP43 genome:
- the glcU gene encoding glucose uptake protein GlcU encodes MDILLAILPAIFWGSIVLFNVKLGGGPYSQTLGTTFGALIFSIVVYIFVKPVLTPTVIGVGIVSGLFWALGQANQLKSIDLMGVSRTMPISTGLQLVATTLFGVIVFHEWSTTISVVLGVLALVCIIIGVVLTSLQSKEEKNAEQAGNFKKGIIILLISTVGYLVYVVVIRLFNVDGWSALLPQAVGMVLGGILLTFKHHPFNKYAIRNIIPGLIWAAGNMFLFISQPRVGVATSFSLSQMGIIISTLGGILILGERKTKRQLIGIVVGIVFIIAAGIMLGIAKS; translated from the coding sequence ATGGATATACTTTTAGCGATTTTACCAGCTATATTTTGGGGAAGTATTGTGCTATTTAACGTGAAACTGGGCGGGGGACCGTATAGTCAAACGCTCGGTACAACGTTCGGTGCGCTTATTTTCTCGATTGTTGTTTATATTTTTGTGAAGCCAGTATTAACGCCTACCGTTATTGGAGTTGGGATTGTGTCAGGTTTATTTTGGGCGCTTGGTCAGGCGAATCAATTGAAAAGTATTGATTTAATGGGTGTTTCCAGAACGATGCCAATTTCAACGGGACTTCAATTAGTTGCGACGACTTTATTTGGCGTTATTGTATTTCATGAATGGTCGACGACAATATCAGTTGTCCTTGGAGTTTTGGCGCTCGTTTGTATTATTATCGGGGTTGTTTTAACATCACTTCAAAGTAAAGAAGAAAAGAATGCAGAGCAAGCAGGGAATTTCAAAAAAGGAATTATTATTTTATTAATTTCAACGGTCGGTTATTTAGTTTATGTAGTAGTTATTAGGTTATTTAACGTAGATGGTTGGTCTGCTTTATTACCGCAAGCAGTCGGTATGGTGTTAGGAGGCATTTTACTTACGTTTAAACATCATCCATTTAATAAATATGCGATACGAAATATTATTCCAGGATTAATTTGGGCAGCTGGAAATATGTTTTTATTCATTTCGCAGCCGCGCGTCGGAGTTGCAACAAGTTTTTCACTTTCACAAATGGGCATTATTATTTCGACGCTTGGCGGGATTCTTATATTAGGTGAAAGAAAAACGAAGCGTCAATTAATAGGGATTGTCGTTGGTATCGTTTTTATTATCGCAGCCGGAATTATGCTAGGTATTGCAAAAAGTTAA
- a CDS encoding metalloregulator ArsR/SmtB family transcription factor: MSSSAAKYDVFQAIADPTRREVLRLLSDKELPISKITDHFPMSRTAVVKHLHILSEANLVSGRKSGREKIYRLQPEPLEELQQWLSYYERFWDNKLSMLKHIVENEE, translated from the coding sequence ATGTCTTCGTCAGCAGCGAAATATGATGTATTTCAAGCCATTGCTGATCCAACCCGCCGAGAAGTATTACGGTTATTAAGTGATAAAGAGTTACCCATTTCAAAAATAACGGATCATTTTCCGATGAGTCGTACTGCAGTTGTAAAGCACCTTCATATTCTTTCAGAAGCGAATTTAGTGAGTGGAAGAAAGAGTGGAAGAGAGAAGATATATCGTTTGCAACCAGAGCCGTTAGAAGAATTACAGCAGTGGCTCTCATATTATGAACGATTTTGGGATAATAAATTGTCCATGCTTAAACATATTGTGGAGAATGAGGAATAG
- a CDS encoding sporulation protein Cse60 produces the protein MIRVKVFDESHEKDLEDAVNVFLKKIDDGNFVDIKYQVGVSINDDENQIYCFSAMIVYKA, from the coding sequence ATGATTCGTGTGAAAGTGTTTGATGAAAGTCATGAAAAAGACTTAGAAGACGCTGTAAATGTATTTTTGAAAAAAATTGATGATGGAAATTTTGTAGATATAAAGTATCAAGTTGGTGTTTCAATTAACGATGATGAAAATCAAATTTATTGTTTTTCAGCGATGATTGTTTATAAAGCATAA
- a CDS encoding DUF2553 family protein, producing MGRTIRIDITNKVVAKFRPDYLELYTSKFMIGKFYVYTEDKQYVLEDGYIYEDGKFYRIIDTHRGNKKAAEGCDLGWC from the coding sequence GTGGGGCGCACAATTAGAATTGATATTACAAATAAAGTTGTAGCTAAATTTAGGCCAGATTATTTGGAATTATATACGAGTAAGTTTATGATAGGTAAGTTTTATGTCTATACTGAAGATAAACAATATGTGTTAGAAGACGGATATATATATGAAGATGGAAAATTTTATCGCATCATAGATACGCACCGTGGCAATAAAAAAGCGGCGGAGGGCTGCGATCTAGGATGGTGTTAA
- the moaD gene encoding molybdopterin converting factor subunit 1: protein MIRVLLFANLQEEAGTSELQMEKENITVAELKDIVAKEYNVPVSAPIMVAINEEYANEDDTIQSGDVVALIPPVSGG, encoded by the coding sequence ATGATTCGAGTATTGTTATTTGCGAACTTGCAAGAAGAAGCAGGAACGAGTGAATTACAAATGGAGAAAGAAAATATTACTGTTGCAGAGTTAAAAGATATTGTTGCGAAAGAATATAATGTACCAGTGTCAGCGCCAATTATGGTTGCGATTAATGAAGAGTACGCAAATGAAGATGATACGATACAATCTGGTGATGTAGTTGCATTAATACCACCAGTGAGTGGTGGTTAA
- the glp gene encoding gephyrin-like molybdotransferase Glp, with amino-acid sequence MVEKRIPIQVAEAVERVMKYAKHGEVEEVSITESYGRILGEDVVSDHDVPHFDRSPYDGFAIRAEDTKEASQEQPVEFEVIGEIGAGFVFTEEVGAFQAVRIMTGAAIPEDCNAVVMLELTEGFEKNESTYMKLKRSFQNGDNVSFKGEDIKQNQVLVNKGVVINPGVAALLATFGYSTVKVVKQPVVGIVTTGSELLEVHEPLEPGKIRNSNSYMIAAQIMKVGGKVRHYGQLADELDTCFTAVKSAMDEVDILITTGGVSVGDYDYLPAIYERLQANVLFNKIAMRPGSVTTVAEVDGKLLFGLSGNPSACYVGFELLVHPIIKTYLHAKDPHAYRADAILQKDFPKPNPFTRFVRAKASIVNGALQAAPVGLDKSSAVSSLADANAFIVLPGGTRGFEAGMKVSVLLLECSEGSDWPWAKPLQSYK; translated from the coding sequence ATGGTAGAAAAACGAATCCCGATTCAAGTTGCTGAGGCAGTAGAGCGGGTTATGAAATACGCTAAGCATGGTGAAGTAGAAGAAGTTTCTATTACAGAAAGTTACGGGAGGATTCTTGGAGAGGATGTTGTCTCAGATCACGATGTTCCTCACTTTGATCGTTCTCCTTACGATGGTTTCGCAATTCGAGCAGAAGATACGAAGGAAGCGAGTCAAGAGCAGCCGGTTGAATTTGAAGTAATAGGAGAGATCGGAGCAGGGTTTGTTTTTACAGAAGAAGTAGGGGCTTTTCAGGCGGTTCGTATTATGACAGGAGCAGCTATCCCAGAAGATTGCAATGCAGTCGTAATGCTAGAGTTGACGGAAGGGTTCGAGAAGAACGAAAGTACATATATGAAGTTGAAACGCTCTTTCCAAAATGGTGACAATGTGTCATTTAAAGGAGAAGATATAAAACAAAATCAAGTCCTTGTTAACAAAGGTGTTGTAATCAATCCAGGTGTTGCCGCACTGTTAGCAACGTTTGGATATAGCACTGTGAAAGTTGTAAAACAGCCTGTTGTCGGTATTGTAACGACAGGCAGCGAATTACTTGAAGTGCATGAGCCGCTTGAGCCAGGCAAAATTAGAAATAGTAACTCTTATATGATTGCCGCTCAAATTATGAAAGTTGGCGGAAAAGTGCGTCACTATGGACAACTTGCCGATGAGTTAGACACATGTTTTACAGCCGTTAAATCAGCGATGGATGAGGTTGATATTTTAATTACAACGGGCGGTGTTTCAGTAGGGGATTACGACTATTTACCAGCTATTTATGAAAGGTTACAGGCGAATGTACTCTTTAATAAAATAGCGATGAGACCCGGAAGTGTAACGACAGTAGCTGAAGTTGATGGAAAGTTACTTTTCGGTTTATCAGGTAATCCATCAGCTTGTTATGTAGGTTTCGAATTATTAGTGCATCCAATTATAAAAACGTATTTGCATGCGAAGGATCCTCACGCATATAGAGCTGATGCTATTTTGCAAAAAGATTTTCCGAAACCAAATCCGTTTACTCGTTTTGTAAGAGCGAAAGCGAGCATTGTTAATGGGGCACTACAAGCGGCGCCAGTTGGTTTAGATAAATCGAGTGCGGTCTCTTCACTTGCGGATGCAAATGCTTTTATTGTGCTGCCTGGAGGGACGAGAGGGTTTGAAGCAGGAATGAAAGTATCTGTATTATTGTTAGAATGCTCTGAGGGAAGTGATTGGCCGTGGGCAAAGCCTCTTCAATCTTACAAATAG
- a CDS encoding DUF3973 domain-containing protein: MFYCINCSEIHHEKHPNDKVFKNGFYIDPFLGDRYHLGMCTDAQEHETGEVLLTEKKTGTTQSIMNILPTHVVST; encoded by the coding sequence ATGTTCTATTGCATTAACTGTTCTGAAATTCACCATGAAAAACATCCGAATGATAAAGTATTCAAAAACGGTTTTTATATTGATCCATTTTTAGGTGATCGTTATCACCTCGGTATGTGCACTGATGCTCAGGAGCATGAAACAGGAGAAGTTCTTTTAACGGAAAAGAAAACAGGCACAACACAATCTATTATGAATATTTTACCGACACATGTTGTCTCAACATAA
- a CDS encoding CarD family transcriptional regulator — MEVDDLFQIGDKIVYPMHGAGIVEAIEEKEILGTSRQYCVIRILSKDMQVMLPMDQLQKSGIRYIVDKGTLDGILLEFHHGESDPSLSWKQRYTMNMEKMKNGNLQDSAEVVRDLLRRNKERALNASEKQMLDNARKMVISEVALVQNVSEHQATEFLQDTINH, encoded by the coding sequence ATGGAGGTGGATGATTTGTTTCAAATTGGTGATAAAATCGTTTATCCAATGCACGGTGCAGGGATCGTCGAAGCGATTGAGGAGAAAGAAATATTAGGTACTTCGCGTCAATATTGTGTGATACGCATCCTTAGTAAAGATATGCAAGTAATGCTTCCGATGGATCAATTACAAAAATCAGGTATACGTTATATCGTCGATAAAGGTACGTTAGATGGTATACTTCTTGAATTTCATCATGGGGAATCAGACCCCTCACTTTCCTGGAAACAAAGATATACAATGAATATGGAAAAAATGAAGAACGGCAATCTTCAAGATAGTGCAGAAGTTGTTCGTGATTTACTTCGTCGCAATAAAGAAAGAGCATTAAATGCGAGCGAAAAACAAATGCTAGATAATGCGCGCAAAATGGTTATTAGCGAAGTTGCGCTCGTACAGAATGTTTCAGAACATCAAGCAACAGAATTTCTTCAAGATACAATCAATCATTAA
- a CDS encoding glucose 1-dehydrogenase, which yields MYSDLEGKVVVITGSATGLGRAMGVRFAKEKAKVVINYRSRESEANDVLEEIKKVGGEAIAVKGDVTIESDVVNLIQSAVKEFGTLDVMINNAGIENAVPSHEMPLEDWNKVINTNLTGAFLGSREAIKYFVEHDIKGSVINMSSVHEKIPWPLFVHYAASKGGIKLMTETLALEYAPKGIRVNNIGPGAINTPINAEKFADPKKREDVESMIPMGYIGKPEEIAAVATWLASSEASYVTGITLFADGGMTLYPSFQAGRG from the coding sequence ATGTATAGCGATTTAGAAGGCAAAGTTGTCGTTATTACAGGGTCAGCAACGGGTCTCGGAAGAGCGATGGGGGTACGATTTGCTAAGGAGAAGGCGAAAGTTGTTATTAATTATCGCTCACGAGAGTCAGAAGCAAATGATGTGTTAGAAGAAATTAAAAAAGTAGGCGGAGAAGCGATTGCTGTAAAGGGGGATGTCACGATTGAATCGGATGTTGTGAATCTCATTCAATCTGCTGTGAAAGAATTTGGTACGCTCGACGTTATGATTAATAATGCAGGGATAGAAAACGCAGTCCCATCGCATGAAATGCCGTTAGAGGATTGGAATAAAGTAATCAATACAAATTTAACGGGTGCTTTTTTAGGGAGCCGTGAAGCGATTAAATATTTTGTGGAACACGATATTAAAGGATCTGTCATTAATATGTCTAGTGTTCATGAGAAAATCCCGTGGCCATTATTCGTGCACTATGCGGCAAGTAAGGGCGGTATTAAACTTATGACAGAAACGTTAGCGTTAGAATATGCACCAAAAGGTATTCGAGTAAATAATATTGGGCCTGGTGCAATTAATACGCCAATTAATGCTGAAAAATTTGCTGACCCGAAAAAACGTGAAGACGTAGAAAGTATGATACCAATGGGCTACATTGGAAAACCTGAAGAAATCGCAGCAGTAGCAACTTGGCTCGCTTCATCAGAGGCGAGTTACGTAACTGGAATTACGTTATTTGCAGATGGTGGAATGACTTTATACCCATCGTTTCAAGCTGGGCGTGGATAA
- a CDS encoding SRPBCC domain-containing protein has product MEQQNTLNDIKQTIVFNASIQKVWNVVSTAEGIASWFMPNDFELEVGHEFHVQSPFGPSPCKVLEIDEPNHLSFSWDTDGWIVSFNLKDLGDNKTEFTLIHGGWKHPDEILPKANAKSSIIHDRMNGGWVAIVNEKLKKVVEG; this is encoded by the coding sequence ATGGAACAACAAAATACATTAAATGATATTAAACAAACAATTGTTTTTAACGCGTCTATTCAAAAAGTATGGAATGTAGTATCAACTGCAGAAGGAATTGCTTCATGGTTTATGCCAAATGATTTTGAATTAGAGGTAGGACATGAGTTTCATGTGCAATCGCCATTTGGGCCATCACCATGTAAAGTGTTAGAAATTGATGAGCCAAACCATTTATCATTCTCATGGGACACAGATGGATGGATTGTTTCATTTAATTTGAAAGACCTAGGAGATAATAAAACAGAATTTACGTTAATTCACGGCGGCTGGAAACATCCTGATGAAATTCTTCCGAAAGCGAATGCGAAGAGCTCTATTATTCACGATAGAATGAATGGCGGATGGGTAGCGATTGTAAATGAAAAACTGAAAAAGGTTGTTGAAGGTTAA
- a CDS encoding MDR family MFS transporter → MRKKVMMSLMLMTFLSAVEGTIVSTAIPRITSDLSGVELVSWVYAIYMLATAVSTPIYGKLADLFGRKKVLLIGATIFLIGSALCGVVTSMEQLIFFRALQGIGAGAVMPITMTIIGDLYSEAKDRAKAQGWMSAVWGVSGVIGPLVGGFLVDSLSWRYIFFLNVPFGIIACLMFATSYKESVKSAAKQHIDYLGATVFSLSTIALLYALLTGSSKQNWGDISIIGLLIFAAISFIIFLYIEKKSPEPLIPLALFSNRTLSTINILTLIAGAMIISITVYLPIWSQGVLGKNATEAGLILMPIPVMWTFGAMFSGNLVGKLQTKQIILLGASILSVATFLLFTLSTDSPSFLIYVAVGLFGLGMGLVTPIYMVTIQAAVPAHTRGTAVGLNTFINTFSQTLGAAIFGTIFNTMIHARGIKNLDLVSSGGHGGTTANVVTESQSALASSVHVIYMSTFVLAVFTLIIAWLLLKPAKQTSEQ, encoded by the coding sequence ATGAGAAAAAAAGTCATGATGTCTTTAATGCTAATGACGTTTCTTTCTGCGGTAGAAGGAACGATTGTTAGTACAGCGATCCCTCGTATAACGAGTGATTTGTCAGGCGTCGAACTTGTTAGTTGGGTATATGCAATCTATATGCTTGCAACAGCTGTTTCGACTCCAATATACGGAAAGCTAGCTGATTTATTCGGCCGTAAAAAAGTTCTGCTCATCGGAGCAACAATCTTCTTAATCGGTTCTGCACTTTGCGGAGTCGTTACATCAATGGAACAATTAATCTTCTTCCGTGCTCTTCAAGGTATAGGGGCTGGGGCTGTTATGCCGATCACAATGACGATTATTGGAGACCTATATAGTGAAGCGAAAGACCGCGCGAAAGCACAAGGCTGGATGAGTGCCGTTTGGGGTGTATCTGGTGTTATTGGGCCGTTAGTCGGCGGATTTTTAGTTGATTCTCTTTCTTGGCGCTATATTTTCTTCTTAAACGTTCCTTTTGGAATTATCGCTTGCTTAATGTTTGCCACTTCTTATAAGGAATCTGTTAAGTCTGCCGCCAAGCAACATATCGATTACCTTGGAGCAACAGTCTTCTCATTAAGTACAATCGCTCTGCTATACGCATTATTAACAGGTAGCAGTAAGCAAAACTGGGGAGACATTTCAATTATCGGCCTATTAATCTTTGCCGCTATTTCATTCATTATTTTCTTATACATCGAGAAGAAATCTCCGGAACCATTAATTCCGCTAGCACTTTTCTCTAACCGTACACTATCTACTATAAACATACTAACGCTTATTGCTGGCGCAATGATTATTAGTATTACAGTGTATCTTCCAATTTGGAGCCAAGGTGTTTTAGGAAAAAATGCGACAGAAGCTGGACTCATTTTAATGCCTATTCCTGTTATGTGGACATTCGGTGCTATGTTCTCCGGTAACTTAGTTGGCAAGTTACAAACGAAACAAATCATTTTACTTGGAGCTAGCATTTTATCAGTTGCTACTTTCTTATTATTTACATTATCAACAGATTCACCATCATTCCTTATTTATGTTGCAGTCGGATTATTCGGCTTAGGAATGGGGCTTGTTACACCAATTTACATGGTCACAATTCAAGCAGCTGTACCGGCTCATACACGCGGAACGGCAGTTGGTTTAAACACATTTATTAATACATTTAGTCAAACACTAGGCGCTGCAATCTTCGGAACAATCTTCAATACGATGATTCACGCACGTGGTATTAAAAATCTTGATCTTGTTTCTTCTGGCGGACACGGAGGAACTACAGCAAACGTGGTAACCGAGTCTCAATCCGCATTAGCATCAAGTGTACACGTCATTTATATGAGCACTTTCGTATTAGCGGTATTCACATTAATTATCGCTTGGCTCTTATTAAAGCCAGCTAAACAAACAAGTGAACAATAA
- a CDS encoding DUF3888 domain-containing protein: MKKICVIISMICSVFFFSPSNSLAKESTEQLLESALLNRYYSVIRQVTEDQHECESVTNIKRIGKKDEFIPKFAVTLQFLTFQGAHNPPNDKVTLTLEDNLDHVKIKKVEREKNVSGAIAEKVCARKNEKIKAHSNDLER, from the coding sequence ATGAAAAAGATATGTGTAATTATTTCAATGATATGTTCTGTTTTTTTCTTTTCTCCAAGCAATTCTTTGGCAAAAGAATCGACGGAACAGCTTTTAGAAAGTGCGTTGCTGAATCGATATTACTCGGTTATAAGGCAAGTGACAGAAGATCAACATGAATGTGAATCCGTTACAAACATAAAGCGCATTGGGAAGAAAGATGAGTTTATTCCTAAATTTGCAGTTACGCTACAATTTCTTACATTTCAAGGGGCGCATAATCCACCGAATGATAAAGTTACACTTACTTTGGAAGATAATTTAGATCACGTAAAGATAAAGAAAGTGGAGCGAGAAAAGAATGTTTCTGGTGCTATTGCAGAAAAGGTTTGCGCACGAAAAAACGAAAAAATAAAAGCTCATTCTAATGATTTAGAGCGATAA
- a CDS encoding NAD(P)/FAD-dependent oxidoreductase, with translation MHYDVIVIGGGPSGLMAAIGAAEEGASVLLLDKGNKLGRKLAISGGGRCNVTNRLPLDEIVKHIPGNGRFLYSAFSIFNNEDIITFFENLGVKLKEEDHGRMFPVSNKAQSVVDALLTRLKDLGVKIRTNTPVETIEYENGQTKAVVLQTGEVLETNHVVIAVGGKSVPQTGSTGDGYAWAEKAGHTITELFPTEVPILSNEPFIRDRTLQGLALRDVNLSVLNPKGKVIISHKMDMLFTHFGLSGPAALRCSQFVVKAMKKFKTNTVHMSIDALPEENSEQLFQRMLKQMKEDPKKGIKNVLKGYVPERYFLFLLEKNEIDGSEQAGQVSHEKIRALVKDFKEFTVYVNGTQSLEKAFVTGGGVSVKEINPKEMASKFTNGLYFCGEVLDIHGYTGGYNITSALVTGRIAGTTAGQNAKMQY, from the coding sequence ATGCATTATGATGTTATTGTCATCGGCGGCGGTCCTTCAGGGCTAATGGCTGCAATCGGTGCTGCTGAAGAAGGCGCAAGCGTCTTACTTCTTGATAAAGGAAATAAACTAGGACGTAAACTTGCGATTTCTGGTGGTGGTCGTTGTAACGTAACGAACCGTCTACCACTTGATGAAATCGTTAAACATATACCTGGAAATGGTCGCTTCTTATACAGTGCTTTTTCTATTTTCAATAATGAAGATATTATTACATTCTTCGAAAATCTCGGCGTAAAGCTGAAAGAAGAAGACCATGGCCGTATGTTCCCAGTATCAAATAAAGCACAATCAGTAGTAGATGCACTTTTAACACGCTTAAAAGATTTAGGTGTAAAAATCCGTACAAATACACCTGTTGAAACGATTGAATATGAAAATGGTCAAACGAAAGCAGTCGTACTGCAAACAGGCGAAGTGTTAGAAACGAATCACGTCGTTATCGCTGTTGGCGGAAAATCTGTTCCTCAAACTGGTTCTACTGGAGACGGATACGCTTGGGCTGAAAAAGCTGGGCATACAATTACAGAACTTTTCCCAACAGAAGTACCAATTCTTTCAAACGAACCGTTTATTCGTGACCGCACATTGCAAGGTCTTGCTTTACGAGATGTAAACTTAAGTGTATTAAACCCGAAAGGAAAAGTTATCATTTCTCATAAAATGGACATGCTTTTCACTCACTTCGGCCTATCTGGTCCTGCTGCTCTTCGCTGTAGCCAATTCGTTGTGAAAGCGATGAAAAAGTTTAAAACGAACACAGTGCACATGAGTATCGATGCATTGCCAGAAGAAAATAGTGAGCAACTGTTCCAGCGCATGCTGAAACAAATGAAAGAAGATCCGAAAAAAGGAATTAAAAACGTTTTAAAAGGCTATGTTCCTGAACGTTACTTCCTATTCTTATTAGAAAAAAATGAAATTGACGGTAGCGAACAAGCTGGACAAGTTTCTCACGAGAAGATTCGTGCACTTGTGAAAGACTTTAAAGAATTTACCGTTTATGTAAATGGTACGCAATCACTTGAAAAAGCATTTGTTACTGGCGGAGGGGTATCCGTTAAAGAAATTAATCCGAAAGAAATGGCTTCGAAATTCACGAATGGTTTATACTTCTGCGGAGAAGTTCTTGATATTCACGGTTATACTGGCGGCTATAACATTACATCTGCCCTTGTTACTGGCCGAATTGCCGGAACAACAGCTGGACAAAATGCGAAAATGCAATATTAA
- the mobB gene encoding molybdopterin-guanine dinucleotide biosynthesis protein B, with product MAVGKASSILQIVGYQNSGKTTLVEKMVHALAEREMKVATIKHHGHGGFPEVAQKDSERHRKAGAVVSSVEGAGLLSLSSLRDEWSLQEIIRLYEFFEVDTILIEGYKAEEYPKIVLLRSAEDAELLHKVENIAAIITWYDAPSNVREEYKVFHITEEKLYIDWFLQTVRSAK from the coding sequence TTGGCCGTGGGCAAAGCCTCTTCAATCTTACAAATAGTAGGGTATCAAAATAGCGGGAAAACAACACTTGTAGAGAAAATGGTACATGCATTAGCTGAAAGAGAAATGAAGGTTGCTACAATTAAACATCATGGTCATGGGGGCTTTCCTGAAGTAGCGCAAAAAGATAGTGAAAGACACCGAAAAGCTGGTGCTGTAGTAAGTAGTGTAGAAGGCGCTGGATTACTATCTCTGTCCTCTTTACGAGATGAATGGTCCTTGCAAGAAATTATCCGCTTGTACGAATTTTTTGAAGTGGATACGATTTTAATAGAGGGCTATAAAGCTGAGGAATATCCAAAAATAGTGTTACTTCGTTCTGCGGAAGACGCTGAACTTTTACATAAAGTAGAAAATATAGCGGCGATTATTACGTGGTATGATGCTCCATCAAATGTACGAGAAGAATATAAAGTATTTCATATAACAGAAGAAAAGTTGTATATAGACTGGTTTTTACAAACGGTTAGGAGTGCAAAATGA
- a CDS encoding molybdenum cofactor biosynthesis protein MoaE → MITTYYEVMDTEISIEEVTKKVVRRECGAVTTFIGTVREFTKGRRTLYLEYVAYKTMAEKMLQKIGSEVKEKWPGTHVAITHRIGTLRISDIAVVVAVSTPHRKEAYEANEYIMERIKQIVPIWKKEFWEDGDSWIGDQLEKTPYPAGEPGKEL, encoded by the coding sequence ATGATAACTACATATTATGAAGTAATGGATACAGAAATCTCGATTGAAGAAGTGACAAAGAAAGTAGTTCGCCGTGAATGTGGTGCTGTCACAACATTTATCGGAACAGTTAGGGAGTTTACGAAAGGGCGTCGTACACTATACTTAGAGTATGTAGCTTATAAGACGATGGCAGAAAAGATGCTACAGAAAATTGGATCAGAAGTGAAGGAGAAGTGGCCCGGTACACATGTTGCGATTACGCATCGCATCGGCACGCTGCGAATTTCTGATATAGCGGTTGTTGTTGCTGTGTCAACGCCTCATCGCAAAGAGGCTTATGAAGCGAATGAATATATTATGGAGCGTATTAAGCAAATTGTTCCGATTTGGAAAAAGGAGTTTTGGGAAGATGGTGACTCATGGATTGGTGATCAATTAGAAAAAACACCATATCCAGCAGGAGAGCCTGGGAAGGAGTTATAA